The following proteins come from a genomic window of Tenebrio molitor chromosome 9, icTenMoli1.1, whole genome shotgun sequence:
- the LOC138138570 gene encoding antichymotrypsin-2-like, which produces MRVCGFYYLFLSVASALGHGTSLQDFATANNLFTATLYKELLVNNTKNILVSPFSLQTVLALTHSGAKNATAEEIRSSLHLPPNREETELAVKNALSQVNTEGVALHTANKVYVKHNYPIKDEFKKIAREVYQADLENIDFAKNVEAARKINQWVAEQTVNKIQDLVSAASLDESSRIVLINALYFQSNWSSPFDPVYTRKSSFYTGQDVVEVNTINKQAEIYKYYECPDLQAKFLELPFQREGASMTIVLPKNKDGLSNLEKQIDAVLSNPSYVEELVEVSIPKFKIESSVDLKEVLKRLGVDSAFDSSRADFSGIAGEKGELTIGGVLQKSFIDVSENGVEAAAATVVDMLGAGVPIQPKKSFIVDRPFIFYIKVDGLILFQGRVIVPHK; this is translated from the exons ATGAGAGTGTGTgggttttattatttgtttttgagcGTGGCCTCGGCCTTGGGCCACGGCACCTCTCTCCAAGATTTTGCCACTGCAAACAATCTTTTCACCGCTACTTTGTACAAA GAGCTTCTAGTCAACAACACCAAAAACATCCTGGTGAGCCCATTCTCTCTGCAAACAGTACTCGCTTTGACACACTCGGGCGCGAAGAATGCGACAGCTGAAGAAATCCGCTCCAGTTTGCATCTTCCTCCAAATCGGGAGGAAACAGAGTTGGCGGTGAAAAACGCTCTTTCTCAGGTGAATACCGAGGGTGTCGCTCTCCACACAGCGAACAAAGTTTACGTGAAGCACAATTATCCTATCAAAGATGAGTTCAAGAAGATTGCAAGGGAAGTGTACCAAGCGGACCTGGAGAATATCGATTTTGCCAAGAATGTGGAAGCCGCGAGAAAGATAAACCAGTGGGTGGCCGAGCAAACTGTGAATAAAATCCAAGATCTTGTCAGTGCTGCCAGTTTGGATGAATCCAGTAGAATAGTGCTGATAAACGCTTTGTATTTTCAAAGCAACTGGTCCTCACCTTTCGATCCAGTTTACACCAGGAAGTCCAGTTTTTACACCGGACAAGATGTGGTGGAAGTTAACACTATCAACAAGCAGGCAGAAATCTACAAGTACTACGAATGCCCAGATTTGCAAGCAAAATTTTTGGAGTTGCCGTTCCAACGCGAGGGTGCCTCCATGACCATCGTTTTGCCCAAGAACAAAGATGGACTATCAAATcttgaaaaacaaattgacGCAGTATTGAGCAACCCCTCATACGTGGAAGAACTGGTGGAGGTATCGATTCCAAAATTCAAAATCGAGAGTTCTGTGGATCTCAAAGAAGTATTGAAGAGG TTGGGGGTGGATTCAGCTTTCGACTCTAGCAGAGCAGACTTCAGTGGAATTGCTGGAGAGAAAGGTGAGCTCACTATTGGTGGAGTCTTGCAGAAAAGTTTTATTGACGTCAGCGAGAATGGAGTTGAAGCTGCTGCTGCCACTGTCGTTG ATATGTTAGGAGCTGGAGTTCCAATTCAACCCAAGAAGTCGTTCATTGTGGACCGTccgtttattttttacataaaagttGACGGTTTGATACTTTTCCAAGGAAGAGTCATTGTGCCACATAAATAA